A stretch of DNA from Spirosoma endbachense:
ATGTATCGCGCTGGATATCGGTTCCAAGGTGTTTAATACGAGATCCCATAACCAGGTCAAGCGATGGATTGGTATCGAGAGCCTCGGTTAAATCGTGGATCGCAGCAAGGGGAGTCGCTAAATCTGCATCGAAGAAACCAAGGTAATCAAAAGGTTTCGACAAATTCAGCAGCATACCCGATTGAACGGCCCTGGCTTTTCCCTCATTTTTAGCCAGTGTCTGGATGTCAATCCGATCGGGGAATTGCCTTCGCATCGCTTCCAGCAAAAAACCGGTCTGGTCGGTACTTCCGTCATCGACAAAGCAAAAATTTACCGTTGAAACCTGGTGGACGTACGACAGAAAAACGTCTACAGGGAGTCGATCGGCTTCGTTGTAACATGGAATAATGATACAAATTGATGACATGAATTCATGAGTTGCGGTGGTTGTCGATGTAGCATGGTTATTATTTTTTAAAAAGAGAAAATTAGATTGACACACTAGCCCATCTCAGGTCAGAAAAGCGCATCAGAAAATTAATTTAAACTGCCTGGTCAGTGAAAGAGGGTCTGTTTAATGTGTGGATGAAATAGGTTCTTCTTTGAGCACAATCGTTTTTTTGTGGTAATAATCGGCCCAGCAGCGATTCCAGAGGTGTTTAGGGTCTTCTTTGACATCTTCCATAAACATAGATGCTGGATAAACCGGTAAGGGCGTAACCAAAGCGGTGTCGTCGGTCGATTGAGTCATTTGGTTGTATCGCTCCTGCATTGCCTGATCGTAACGGGCAGCGCGACCACTCAGCCAGTCTCCATAAGCCATCGGTAATACCGGCCCGAATCCAGTTGCCAGGACTATCCAGCCGAGCGAAACTACCACAATAAGACGCGAAAAGCGCTGCCATGTAACAATCCGGCCCTGAAGAAGGGCCGCCCAAATTGTTAGGTTGTAGCCCCAGCTAAGCCAGAAAACCAGGTTGATCAGATTCACCAGCCGATAAGCGGGAGCAATACCGACTGCATAGAAATGAAGTGAGATTAGCGCCAATACGGTTAATAAACCATGCAATAAGGCCAATAGCGGGTGAATCCGGAGATAAGCCGGTAAGGGCCGATTCGCTGTCAGATGGCTGGCAATCGGAAAATACAACAGCGACAGCGGTAATAAAGGCGTTAGAAAAATCTGGCGGGCTACGTACCCGACCGCAAACTTGAGCGACGATAAGAGTGTCAGTGGAATATCCCGGCTGTTGGGGTTCGAACCCATACGAACGGCATTTCCCGGTGCAGTGATCAGGTAATAACAGCTTAAAACACCCACCGCCAATAGGATCAGGGTCGGGATCGACAACCGACGGCGCAGGACTAAATCACCCAGAGCAATCATACCCAGGACAGACATCACCATCACCATGCTCGTTTCACTCGATCCGATAATACAGATGATCAGTAAACTTTCGAGGAGCAGATAGCCCGGTTGCCAGCCAAAACCACGTCGCTGATGGGCGATTAAAACGGCCAATAAGAACAGCAGAAAGACGCTGGACAAGCTGTAACAAGCCATACCGGCATACCAGTATAAGTATTCCGACAAACTGACCAGGGTTGCAACAAAGCCCACAAAGAGCCCGCTGGCCAAAGCTAGTTTGGTGCTGAACGTAAAGGAACGATACAACCACTGGCTGGAAAACGTGTAGAAACTGAGGGCAAGCAAGCCGAGCAATACGACCGGGTAAATCTTATAGCCATCGTACCATCCGAAGGTCAGCGGGCTACCATGAACAAGAAAATTGTGAAAAAAACGACCGCTCCACCCATCATAATAGATCTGCTGAGATTCCCAGAATCCGTACCGCATCGATGTGTTGGCAAAACAATAATCGTCGGTTGGTGAAGGATGATTGTAGAATGATAATACGATGAGCGGTAATGAAACGGCAATCGCAATTAGGAGAAGAACGGTAGTAACAGAACGCGCTGATGGCGAAGAAGTAGTCATGAACGTGCTATTAAAGCGGTGTAGGTAGTTGTGGTTTAACTTTCCTGGGTCTATTGTTCCAGAGAGGGTAAGCGACCACAGCGGCCAGAATGACCAGCGTACCCAGATAGAAGCCAGCTGTCATCCGTTCGGAGTTTCCAAAAATTAACACAGCAAGTAAAATTCCATACACTGGCTCCAAATTTACGGTTAATACGGCCATGTAGGGCGAAAATTTTCGTAAGAGGCTCACGCCAACCGTGTACGCATAGACTGTGCAGACCAATGAAAGCACCAGTAACCAAAGCCATTGCAGGGGTGTTTCGGGTATGTATTGAATAACCCGATCAACGGCCATGGTATCGGTATTTCTCACAATCAGCCATAATGCGAAGGCAGCAACCAGTGCTCCGGCCATTTCGTAAAACGAAATGACCAGCGCGTCATACCGTTGCGTAAATCGACTGTTGATGATCGTAAACAGCGAAGAAAGCATGGCTGAAAGCATGGCAACGATCAGGCCAGCCACCTTGTCGAATTCAAACTGAAAAATCAGATACAGACCCGCCATGACGACTGCTCCCAGAATAACCTCGATCAGCTGCACCCGTCGACGCAGGATCAAGGGTTCGAGCAAACTGGCCCAGAGCGAACTGGTTGCCATGCCCGCCAGACAAACCGATACGTTAGCCAGTCGGGCAGCGGCAAAAAATAAGACCCAGTGCAGACCAATAATGCCGCCAGTGGCCAGAAGCCGCCATCGGTCGGTGGGCGACACGTGTAGATTCAGCCCTCGAACGGCCAGCACCACACCAAGTCCGATTACTGCCAGGAGGGTTCGAAACAGGACTACTGCCGACGAATCGAGCGGCTCCAGGAGTTTACCCAGAATGGCCGTAAACCCCCAGATGACAACAATGAAGTGGAGCTGAAAATAATCAGAAAGAGCAGGCTTTTGCGACATACGGGACTTGACAAAGTATTGGTACTAAAAAATGGGGCATATTCATTTTTTAGTACCAATACTTTGTCATGCATTAAGTGGTTACCTCGGTATTGTATTGTACAGAAATACACCGATGAGCGTAAAAATAGCATTTGGCAGCCAGACTGCCACAATTGGGTTCAGGTTACCGGACTCGGCAATGCCTTTGGCCAGCATGAAAAAGAGCAGATAGGTGAAAGCCAGAAAGAACCCCAAGGCCACCTGCCAGCCAACTCCCCGGCGGCTTTTACGAGCCGACATGATAACGCCGATAACCGTCAGAATGATAATCGCAAAAGGACGGGTGTCCCGGCTGTATTTTTCGAGCAGATACGTTTCTACACCATCAGAACCCCGGCTTGTCAGCAGGTCGATCTGACTATTCAACTGCGGTCGGGTAAGCGTTTCGTACAGATTGAAATCCGAACTGAAATCGTCGGGTTTCAGATTGAGGGTTGTGTCGAGTCGGGTTCCGGGCGTGAGTGTTTCCTGTAAGCCATTGATTGTCCGGATCTTGTAATCATAGACACCCCATTTCTTTTTCTTGGCGTCCCATTCGATGTGGTCGGCCGTAAGTTTTTGCTTTAGCTCATTTCCGTCAACCCGCTCGAGCGTAAACTTATAACCTGTGTTACTCAGGTTGTTGTAGCTTTCCAGGTACGCATAGGTATTGGGCGCAATCTTGATGTGTACGTTCCGGTGGGAGTACGTAAAGGCATCGTTGATGTATTTTATTTCGAAGGCGATGCGCGTTTTATTTGCCTTGGGAATCACATAATTGACCATAAAGTAGGTCAGTAAGGCCAGCACCGATGCGCCGAGAACGTACGGAAAGAGCAAGCGGATAAAGCTAACTCCACTACTCAGAATGGCGATGATTTCAGTTCGGGCAGCCAGTCGTGAGGTCAAAAATACGGTGGCAATAAAAACCATTAGCGGGCTGATGTAATTGGCCCAGTACGGAATAAAATTGAGATAATAATTCAGGAGTATTTCGCTGCCGGGTGCCTTGGTTTTGTGGAAATTATCCACTTTTTCGGTGTAATCGATCATGACAACGATCAGTACGATGATCATGACCACGAAGAGATAGGTTTGCAGGAAACGTTTTAAAATGTACCAGTCTAATAGTTTCATTTTTTTTGGTGTCGACTTCCAAAACAGCGAACCGTTTAAAACCGACACGTTGGGTTGTTTACAGCTTCAGGCGCGTCAGCCTGCCGTAAACTATAAACGGTGAACTGATTAACTCACTAATAAATTTTTGGCAACTTCGTGGCTCACAAAAAGGGTTCTGTCATTGGCAATCTGCAATAGGATCGACTTGTCGAACGTGTTAATTTCAGTTACTGTCACTGTACACCCTAATGTTAACTGCGAGTGGTCGAGGTGTTGCAGAAACTCCGTCGAATGTTCCAGTACCGCCATCAGGCGAACATCCTGGCCGGTTAATACGTCAGAAAGCTTACGATAGCCAGTCTGGGGCATCTGCCCGGCGGGTGTCGGAATCGGATCACCGTGCGGATCAAACTGTGGACAGCCTAAATACGTATCTAAACGACTAACCAACTCATCAGAACGGATATGCTCCAGCTCTTCGGCAATTTCATGCACTTTATCCCAGCCAAACCCCAGTTTTTCGACCAGAAACACTTCCCAGAGCCGATGGCGTCGGATGATCTGGAGTGCAAGTCGTTCACCTTCATCGGTTAGCCTGACACCCTGGTATTTTTTGTAATGGATGAGTTGCTTGTCGGCCAGTTTACGCAGCATATCCGTAACCGAAGCGGCTTTGGTCGCTGTCATTTCGGCCAGAGCGTTCGTGCTCACTTCACCTTCCTGACGAGTGGCGAGGTAATAAATCGTCTTTAAATAATTTTCTTCCGTGAATGACTGCATAAACGACGGCTACTCAGTAAAAACGACTGAGTCGCATGAAACAGTTTACGGGCAAAGATAGTTTTTATGTTAAACTTTCTAAAAATTTAGATAAGTCTAAAAAAATATTTCAACAATCCTTATCTTTGAGCGTTAACTAGTAGAGGTTGTGGGTTGATTGTTAGATTTATTAATACAATACCCAAAATCGTCTACACCCAATGTTCGCAATCGAATGGAAGCAACCAATACAACTATGAAAGGATGGCAGCAGGACAGCGCGGAAAACTCTCTGGCGGATGTTCATAGCTCTGTCCACGTACCTAAAAACAGTGGATTTTTCAAGACACTGATGGCCTATTTTGGACCG
This window harbors:
- a CDS encoding glycosyltransferase; translation: MSSICIIIPCYNEADRLPVDVFLSYVHQVSTVNFCFVDDGSTDQTGFLLEAMRRQFPDRIDIQTLAKNEGKARAVQSGMLLNLSKPFDYLGFFDADLATPLAAIHDLTEALDTNPSLDLVMGSRIKHLGTDIQRDTYRHYAGRIIATVISSILKLPVYDSQCGAKLFRHGIVDSLFREPFISPWLFDVELLARLIQHHGRLKVLSHVAEQPLKQWTEQSGSHISSDYISKVWYELYRIQRTYRNV
- a CDS encoding DUF6056 family protein, which codes for MTTSSPSARSVTTVLLLIAIAVSLPLIVLSFYNHPSPTDDYCFANTSMRYGFWESQQIYYDGWSGRFFHNFLVHGSPLTFGWYDGYKIYPVVLLGLLALSFYTFSSQWLYRSFTFSTKLALASGLFVGFVATLVSLSEYLYWYAGMACYSLSSVFLLFLLAVLIAHQRRGFGWQPGYLLLESLLIICIIGSSETSMVMVMSVLGMIALGDLVLRRRLSIPTLILLAVGVLSCYYLITAPGNAVRMGSNPNSRDIPLTLLSSLKFAVGYVARQIFLTPLLPLSLLYFPIASHLTANRPLPAYLRIHPLLALLHGLLTVLALISLHFYAVGIAPAYRLVNLINLVFWLSWGYNLTIWAALLQGRIVTWQRFSRLIVVVSLGWIVLATGFGPVLPMAYGDWLSGRAARYDQAMQERYNQMTQSTDDTALVTPLPVYPASMFMEDVKEDPKHLWNRCWADYYHKKTIVLKEEPISSTH
- a CDS encoding DMT family transporter; the protein is MSQKPALSDYFQLHFIVVIWGFTAILGKLLEPLDSSAVVLFRTLLAVIGLGVVLAVRGLNLHVSPTDRWRLLATGGIIGLHWVLFFAAARLANVSVCLAGMATSSLWASLLEPLILRRRVQLIEVILGAVVMAGLYLIFQFEFDKVAGLIVAMLSAMLSSLFTIINSRFTQRYDALVISFYEMAGALVAAFALWLIVRNTDTMAVDRVIQYIPETPLQWLWLLVLSLVCTVYAYTVGVSLLRKFSPYMAVLTVNLEPVYGILLAVLIFGNSERMTAGFYLGTLVILAAVVAYPLWNNRPRKVKPQLPTPL
- a CDS encoding LptF/LptG family permease, translating into MKLLDWYILKRFLQTYLFVVMIIVLIVVMIDYTEKVDNFHKTKAPGSEILLNYYLNFIPYWANYISPLMVFIATVFLTSRLAARTEIIAILSSGVSFIRLLFPYVLGASVLALLTYFMVNYVIPKANKTRIAFEIKYINDAFTYSHRNVHIKIAPNTYAYLESYNNLSNTGYKFTLERVDGNELKQKLTADHIEWDAKKKKWGVYDYKIRTINGLQETLTPGTRLDTTLNLKPDDFSSDFNLYETLTRPQLNSQIDLLTSRGSDGVETYLLEKYSRDTRPFAIIILTVIGVIMSARKSRRGVGWQVALGFFLAFTYLLFFMLAKGIAESGNLNPIVAVWLPNAIFTLIGVFLYNTIPR
- a CDS encoding metal-dependent transcriptional regulator is translated as MQSFTEENYLKTIYYLATRQEGEVSTNALAEMTATKAASVTDMLRKLADKQLIHYKKYQGVRLTDEGERLALQIIRRHRLWEVFLVEKLGFGWDKVHEIAEELEHIRSDELVSRLDTYLGCPQFDPHGDPIPTPAGQMPQTGYRKLSDVLTGQDVRLMAVLEHSTEFLQHLDHSQLTLGCTVTVTEINTFDKSILLQIANDRTLFVSHEVAKNLLVS